One genomic region from Pecten maximus chromosome 5, xPecMax1.1, whole genome shotgun sequence encodes:
- the LOC117328068 gene encoding MORC family CW-type zinc finger protein 3-like, translated as MAARFPSGIQTSRVSPAYLHGNSTSHTWAFSAVAELIDNAYDPDVNASEIWIDQRLIDNKVCLTFVDNGNGMTPDKLHKMLSFGYCEKDKFTSGKHQAVGQYGNGFKSGSMRLGKDAIVFTRQVNNMSVGLLSQTYLNNINAQTVLVPIVTWNLPDKRRRPTPDMAHNLRAICQHSIFRTEKDLLEELEVMEKLRTGTKIMVYNLKRKENKVLELDFSSDPYDIRNPETHMMDFSTINRATTDHIPAYMVSLREYCSILYLKPRMKIVLRGKKVKTKLIHKSLSQTETDVYKPTWAPKPIPIKFGFAPRKNYKDYGVMLYHKNRLIRAYEKLGYQKQPNELGLGVVGVVEAYFLTPTHNKQDFNKDEKYNALISSVSLKLNDYWNEKRGTGVVLGSQPVQAVANVNPDWTWAQCDNCLQWRRLPIQFRSEDLPDKWYCHMNPDAQFNRCDIPEEPEDEDEALHGPTYKKTFKKIQNEKKMRLKMMEANQQRAREMALQAREQALRQQEANQIRSSPQSQKVSSSQEKKSESAQMTKMMMELQKFKKQAERQQKIIDQLQSKRKKVDENLEKIAGGLDTDNLLGNMVGSSPRAVSSTSSKDNESICIKTEDGDVVAVIPCNEPSSSSDNDIVDLTLDDEDFEPSTPKKQKISSTSQELKPDISKIKIEKDIISCKRDIATQTTERAKGCTRDCAKKIEEGKKHLTELQRKVYKLLKIIVPDEDIGTADGVEEIVTEMIKHNQPS; from the exons atgGCTGCCCGTTTTCCGTCGGGCATCCAAACGAGCAGA GTCAGTCCAGCATATCTTCACGGAAATTCAACCAGTCACACTTGGGCATTTAGTGCGGTTGCCGAACTTATCG ACAATGCCTATGACCCTGATGTTAATGCATCAGAGATCTGGATTGACCAGCGATTGATTGACAATAAGGTTTGTCTCACATTTGTAGACAATGGTAATGGAATGACACCAGACAAATTGCACAAAATGCTTAG CTTTGGCTATTGTGAAAAAGATAAATTTACCTCCGGTAAACACCAGGCTGTTGGACAATATGGTAATGGATTTAAGTCTGGATCCATGCGTCTCGGTAAAGATGCCATTGTGTTTACACGTCAAGTGAACAACATGAGTGTGGGTCTCCTGTCACAAACCTACCTTAATAACATAAATGCACAGACTGTGCTGGTGCCCATCGTCACATGGAATCTTCCCGATA AGAGAAGAAGACCTACTCCAGATATGGCACACAACCTGCGTGCCATCTGCCAACATTCCATATTTAGAACAGAAAAAGATTTACTAGAAGAATTAGAGGTCATGGAAAAGTTAAGGACAGGAACTAAGATTATGGTCTACAATTTGAAAAG AAAAGAAAACAAGGTGTTGGAACTAGACTTCAGTAGTGACCCATATGATATACGAAATCCTGAAACACACATGATGGACTTCTCCACCATTAACAGGGCAACCACAGACCACATACCAGCCTATATGGTATCCCTTAGG GAATATTGCAGCATATTGTACTTGAAACCCAGAATGAAAATTGTTCTGAGAGGAAAGAAGGTGAAGACTAAACTAATTCACAAGTCACTGTCTCAGACAGAAACGGATGTCTACAAGCCAACCTGGGCA CCAAAACCCATACCCATCAAATTTGGATTTGCTCCTCGAAAGAATTACAAGGATTATGGTGTTATGTTGTATCACAAAAATAGACTAATAAGAGCCTATGAAAAGCTTGGATATCAgaaacag CCAAATGAACTCGGATTGGGAGTGGTGGGTGTGGTTGAGGCCTACTTTCTGACCCCTACTCACAATAAACAGGACTTCAACAAGGATGAAAAGTACAA TGCGTTAATCAGCAGTGTTTCCTTGAAATTGAATGACTACTGGAATGAGAAAAGAGGCACAGGTGTAGTATT AGGATCCCAGCCAGTACAAGCAGTGGCCAACGTCAATCCAGACTGGACATGGGCACAGTGTGATAACTGTCTACAGTGGAGACGTCTACCTATACAGTTCAGGTCTGAGGACCTCCCTGATAAGTGGTACTGTCACATGAATCCAGATGCACAGTTTAA TCGTTGTGATATACCAGAGGAACCAGAGGATGAGGATGAAGCACTACATGGACCAACATATAAAAAGACCTTCAAAAAAATTCA GAATGAGAAGAAAATGCGTCTGAAGATGATGGAG GCAAATCAACAGCGTGCCAGAGAAATGGCTTTACAGGCCAGAGAGCAAGCTCTAAGACAGCAAGAGGCTAACCAGATCAGAAGCTCTCCTCAGAGTCAAAAG GTATCCAGCTCACAAGAAAAAAAGTCAGAAAGTGCACAAATGACCAAAATGATGATGGAACTACAAAAGTTCAAAAAACAAGCTGAGCGTCAACAAAAGATAATTGACCAGTTACAATCCAAAAGGAAGAAAGTTGATGAAAACCTTGAAAAAATTGCTGGTGGATTAGATACAGAT AACCTTTTGGGGAATATGGTCGGTAGCAGTCCGAGAGCTGTTTCATCTACAAG TTCCAAGGACAATGAATCAATCTGTATCAAGACTGAGGATGGGGATGTAGTGGCAGTGATTCCATGTAATGAGCCCAGTTCCTCTAGTGACAACGATATAGTTGATCTTACACTGGACGATGAGGACTTTGAACCATCCACACCAAAAAAGCAAAAAATTTCCTCAACAAGCCAGGAGCTTAAACCAGACATCAGTAAAATCAAAATAGAGAAGGACATCATTAGTTGTAAACGTGACATTGCGACACAGACTACAGAACGCGCTAAAGGATGCACAAGAGACTGTGCAAAAAAAATAGAGGAAGGTAAAAAACACTTAACAGAACTTCAGAGGAAGGTGTACAAGCTCCTGAAAATTATAGTCCCCGATGAAGATATAGGAACAGCTGATGGAGTAGAGGAGATAGTGACAGAGATGATCAAACACAATCAACCATCATAG